A window of Zingiber officinale cultivar Zhangliang chromosome 5A, Zo_v1.1, whole genome shotgun sequence contains these coding sequences:
- the LOC121983399 gene encoding auxin response factor 6-like: MKHCSSLGNLQQEELWHACAGPLVSLPAVGSRVVYFPQGHMEQVTASTNEEIVPFSSFPCLASQLICHLHNVTMHADEETDEVYAQMTLQTICLQEPCDLYYVPIDMGTRSKHPTYYFHKTLTASDTSTHGCCSIPRRAAEKVFPPLDFSVEPPSQELIAKDLHGNEWKFRHTFRGQPKRHLLTIGWTHFVNAKRLVAGDSVIFIWYGYNELLLGIRRAYTHPRVSFADSMHIGLVAAHAASTNTPFTIYYFPRTSPSEFVVPLAKYVKAVLHTRLFEGMRFRMLFETPETGVRRYMGKIVGIGELDPVYWPNSHWRSVKVSWDEPIIVERKLGVSPWEIEPLTTFPMYSSPFSLGIKNPWPLTIPSSLVQRDEEINLVARLMCIQSGQNIGFTQTHNLINNTAPWTHQRFDGVHGEVGHVTTAKELPSASSAEMLQLLQQQTEQMNRQNAQNEAAEAAVDHPLLAANYAEFIGPSIMPQSLHSKQCLADHEDNYSLDLHFYSPTSEDVLTLQSPSLDTTMLASFPTTFEMCVHRGDSVGGEFVAKNGDERFFV, translated from the exons ATGAAGCACTGCTCCAGCCTTGGCAATCTACAGCAGGAAG AGTTATGGCACGCTTGTGCTGGGCCGCTGGTGTCCTTGCCTGCTGTTGGAAGTAGAGTGGTGTATTTTCCACAGGGTCATATGGAACAG GTAACTGCATCAACCAATGAAGAAATTGTTCCTTTTTCCAGCTTCCCTTGCTTGGCTTCTCAGCTTATTTGCCACCTGCACAATGTCACAATGCAT GCTGATGAAGAGACAGACGAAGTTTATGCCCAGATGACGTTGCAAACAATATGCCTG CAAGAGCCGTGTGATCTGTACTATGTGCCTATTGACATGGGTACGCGAAGCAAACATCCCACTTATTACTTCCACAAGACATTGACAGCGAGTGACACCAGCACGCATGGTTGCTGCTCGATCCCCCGTCGAGCTGCAGAGAAAGTGTTTCCGCCTCTG GATTTCTCAGTAGAGCCTCCTTCACAAGAGCTGATTGCGAAGGACCTTCATGGTAATGAATGGAAGTTCCGTCATACCTTCCGAG GACAGCCAAAGAGACATCTGCTGACGATAGGATGGACTCACTTTGTGAATGCAAAACGACTAGTCGCTGGGGACTCGGTGATATTTATTTG GTACGGATACAACGAGCTGTTGCTGGGAATCCGGCGAGCCTATACACACCCTCGAGTCAGCTTCGCAGACAGCATGCACATAGGCCTCGTTGCAGCTCACGCCGCTTCTACAAATACTCCTTTCACTATATATTATTTCCCAAG GACAAGCCCTTCTGAGTTCGTTGTTCCGTTAGCTAAGTATGTTAAAGCTGTTCTCCACACGAGATTGTTTGAAGGCATGCGTTTCCGGATGCTGTTTGAGACGCCCGAGACAGGTGTTCGACG GTATATGGGAAAGATTGTAGGGATTGGCGAGCTTGACCCTGTCTACTGGCCAAATTCACATTGGCGATCTGTCAAG GTAAGCTGGGATGAGCCCATAATCGTGGAGAGGAAACTAGGAGTTTCGCCATGGGAAATTGAACCACTGACAACCTTTCCAATGTACTCCTCTCCTTTTTCTCTGGGAATCAAGAATCCATGGCCTCTCACAATACCCTCCAGCCTAG TTCAAAGGGATGAGGAGATCAACTTGGTTGCAAGGCTAATGTGCATCCAAAGCGGTCAAAATATAGGGTTCACTCAAACTCATAACCTTATCAACAACACTGCACCATGGACGCATCAAAGATTTGATGGTGTCCACGGTGAGGTGGGCCATGTGACCACTGCAAAAGAGCTACCATCGGCTTCATCTGCAGAGATGCTGCAGCTACTCCAACAGCAAACTGAACAGATGAATCGTCAAAATGCACAGAACGAGGCAGCAGAAGCAGCGGTGGATCATCCATTGCTTGCTGCTAATTATGCTGAGTTCATCGGCCCTAGCATCATGCCGCAATCTTTGCACAGCAAGCAGTGCCTGGCGGATCATGAAGATAACTACTCACTTGACCTGCACTTCTACTCTCCGACGTCGGAGGATGTTCTCACGTTGCAATCCCCGTCCTTGGACACGACCATGTTGGCATCATTTCCTACTACTTTCGAGATGTGTGTCCACCGTGGTGACTCGGTTGGGGGTGAGTTTGTCGCGAAGAATGGTGATGAGAGATTCTTCGTTTAG
- the LOC121982491 gene encoding myeloid leukemia factor 1-like isoform X1 yields MRVLFHLGFPAVSSEKMQRGRGGRDDFLGFGDHFAEFGGFGRSGSLISSFFGGRDPFDDPFFTQPFGNLMGRSIFGPSMFGPSMFSDRGSLFGETGNRVFLEQASQSNNSKGPVIEELSDDDDDDGREEKSDNEEKENQRKLQDPDEAVEGKKSRHMQYRNNFNHSNMAQSQNNTFTFQSSTVTYGGPNGAYYTSATTRRMGDDGVIMEESKEADTTSGRAMHRVSRGIKNKGHSVTRKLNSDGKVETMQTLHNLNQDELPVFEEAWKGNADRHLGGWNKGSGFLQNGNMRNGSTSSQEARGWALPSTERAHNSGRMQSKTGMDTFRTRCSMN; encoded by the exons ATGCGCGTTCTTTTCCATTTGGGTTTTCCTG CGGTTTCCTCTGAGAAGATGCAGAGGGGGAGAGGTGGTAGGGATGACTTCCTTGGTTTTGGAGATCATTTTGCGGAGTTTGGCGGCTTTGGCAGATCAGGGAGTCTGATCTCTAGCTTTTTTGGAGGGAGAGATCCTTTTGATGACCCTTTTTTCACGCAGCCATTTGGAAACTTGATGGGCAGAAGCATCTTTGGCCCTAGCATGTTTGGTCCTAGCATGTTTTCTGATCGAGGAAGCCTCTTTGGGGAGACTGGCAATCGTGTGTTCCTGGAGCAGGCTTCCCAATCCAATAACTCAAAGGGTCCAGTCATTGAAGAActctccgatgatgatgatgacgacgGACGAGAAGAAAAATCTGACAATGAGGAGAAAGAGAATCAAAGGAAACTTCAGGATCCTGATGAAGCAGTTGAAG GAAAGAAAAGCAGGCATATGCAATATAGAAACAACTTCAACCATTCCAACATGGCACAATCGCAGAATAACACTTTTACTTTCCAAAGCTCCACGGTGACTTATGGTGGTCCAAATGGTGCATACTATACTTCAGCCACAACCAGGAGAATGGGCGACGATGGA GTTATTATGGAGGAGAGCAAGGAAGCTGACACCACTAGTGGTAGAGCCATGCACAGAGTATCTCGTGGGATTAAGAACAAA GGTCACTCAGTCACAAGAAAACTGAAttcagatgggaaggtagaaacaaTGCAGACATTACATAATCTGAACCAAG ATGAGCTGCCTGTTTTTGAGGAGGCTTGGAAAGGGAATGCTGACCGACACCTTGGTGGATGGAACAAAGGGTCTGGTTTCCTTCAAAATGGAAACATGA GGAATGGCAGTACCAGCAGTCAAGAAGCAAGAGGATGGGCACTTCCGTCAACTGAGAGAGCCCATAACTCGGGGAGGATGCAGTCAAAGACAGGCATGGACACTTTCAGAACCAGATGTTCCATGAATTGA
- the LOC121982491 gene encoding myeloid leukemia factor 1-like isoform X2, which produces MQRGRGGRDDFLGFGDHFAEFGGFGRSGSLISSFFGGRDPFDDPFFTQPFGNLMGRSIFGPSMFGPSMFSDRGSLFGETGNRVFLEQASQSNNSKGPVIEELSDDDDDDGREEKSDNEEKENQRKLQDPDEAVEGKKSRHMQYRNNFNHSNMAQSQNNTFTFQSSTVTYGGPNGAYYTSATTRRMGDDGVIMEESKEADTTSGRAMHRVSRGIKNKGHSVTRKLNSDGKVETMQTLHNLNQDELPVFEEAWKGNADRHLGGWNKGSGFLQNGNMRNGSTSSQEARGWALPSTERAHNSGRMQSKTGMDTFRTRCSMN; this is translated from the exons ATGCAGAGGGGGAGAGGTGGTAGGGATGACTTCCTTGGTTTTGGAGATCATTTTGCGGAGTTTGGCGGCTTTGGCAGATCAGGGAGTCTGATCTCTAGCTTTTTTGGAGGGAGAGATCCTTTTGATGACCCTTTTTTCACGCAGCCATTTGGAAACTTGATGGGCAGAAGCATCTTTGGCCCTAGCATGTTTGGTCCTAGCATGTTTTCTGATCGAGGAAGCCTCTTTGGGGAGACTGGCAATCGTGTGTTCCTGGAGCAGGCTTCCCAATCCAATAACTCAAAGGGTCCAGTCATTGAAGAActctccgatgatgatgatgacgacgGACGAGAAGAAAAATCTGACAATGAGGAGAAAGAGAATCAAAGGAAACTTCAGGATCCTGATGAAGCAGTTGAAG GAAAGAAAAGCAGGCATATGCAATATAGAAACAACTTCAACCATTCCAACATGGCACAATCGCAGAATAACACTTTTACTTTCCAAAGCTCCACGGTGACTTATGGTGGTCCAAATGGTGCATACTATACTTCAGCCACAACCAGGAGAATGGGCGACGATGGA GTTATTATGGAGGAGAGCAAGGAAGCTGACACCACTAGTGGTAGAGCCATGCACAGAGTATCTCGTGGGATTAAGAACAAA GGTCACTCAGTCACAAGAAAACTGAAttcagatgggaaggtagaaacaaTGCAGACATTACATAATCTGAACCAAG ATGAGCTGCCTGTTTTTGAGGAGGCTTGGAAAGGGAATGCTGACCGACACCTTGGTGGATGGAACAAAGGGTCTGGTTTCCTTCAAAATGGAAACATGA GGAATGGCAGTACCAGCAGTCAAGAAGCAAGAGGATGGGCACTTCCGTCAACTGAGAGAGCCCATAACTCGGGGAGGATGCAGTCAAAGACAGGCATGGACACTTTCAGAACCAGATGTTCCATGAATTGA